The DNA window GACGGCCACACCGATCCCGCCGGTGAAGATGTTGGACGGGTCGAAGGTCTCGACCGCGATGCCGTCCGCGCCGCCGGTCGCGAAGATGACGACGTCGAGCACGACGACCACGAGGATCTCGAGGGTCAGGGCGATGCCGAGCACCTTCGCGCTCAGGTCGATGTGGCGGTAGCCGAGCACGGCGACGATCGCCATGGTCGCGAAGGAGTACAGCCACCAGGGCAGGCTCGGGCCGCCGAAGAAGGTGACGAGGTCGTCGAGTGCCCACCCCATGTAGCCGTAGACACCGACCTGGATCGCCGTATAGGCGACGAGTGCGGTGAACGCGGAGCCGAGGCCGAGTCGTGAGCCGAGTCCGGCCGTGACGTAGGAGAAGAACGCGCCGGCCTCGCGGACGAACGGCGTCATGGTCACGAAGCCGACGGAGAAGACGAGGAGGATGACGGCGGCGAGCGCGAAGCCGATCGGGGCCCCGGCGCCGTTGCCGGTGCCGATCGCGATGGGGACGTTGCCGCCGATGACGGTGAGGGGTGCGGCGGCGGCGATCACCATGAAGACGATGGAACCGGTGCCGAGTTGGCCGTCGAGGCGCTGGCGCGGCTCGGCGATGGGGTTGACGGTCATGAGGTCACTTTCCGGGGGAGTCGGGGGACTCGGGAGGGGGAGCGGACGGGGTCGTTCAGTACAGCTCGGCGCGGCGGTCGGCGAGGTAGGGGTTCTCCTGCCTGGCGCGCCTGGTGGCCTCCGGATCGATCGTGGCGATCATGAGGCCGGTGGAGTCCGCGTCGAGGGCGTCGAGGACGACGCCGTCCGGGCCGACGATGCTGCTGCGGCCGACGTAGGTGAGGTCGCCTTCGGACCCGACACGGTTGACGTAGACGAGGGGGGTCTGGTTCTCCCAGGCGCGCACCGGGATGAGGCGCTCGGCGATGTGCGCGTACGGCTCCATCTGTGCGGTCGGGACGATCACGACGTCGGCACCGTCGAGGGCCGCTGCGCGGACGGTCTCGGGGAACTCGACGTCGTAACAGATGAGCACGGCGATGCGGACGCCGTTCAGCTCGACGATTGGCGGCAGGGTGTCGCCGGCGACGAAGAGGTGCCGGTCGAGGTCGCCGAACAGGTGCGTCTTCCGATACCGGAGCAGCTCCGTACCGTCGGCGTCGATGAGGACGAGCGCGTTCGCGACGCCGCCGCTCGGGACGGGCTCGGGGAGGCCGGCGAGGATCGCGATGCCGACCTCCACGGCGATCGAGGCGACCCGGTCGACCAGCTCCGGCGTGGCGAGCGGGGCCAGCCGGTCGCCGAGGTTGTACCCGGTGACGAACATCTCGGGGGTGACGAGCAGATCCGCGCCACGATCGGATGCGCGTCGGGCGGCGTCGGCGATGAGGGCGAGGTTCGCCTCGACGTCTCCGAGGACGCCGTGGTGCTGCAGTCCGGCGACGGTCAGGGTCATGGCGGTGTACTCCTCGAGTGGGGCGGGCGGATGTGTCCAGTAAACAGCTCAAAATGATCTGTTTGATGTCCATCGTGTTGCAATCCGGTTTCGCCCACAAGTGGCGGGCGACATACTGAGGGCGTGCTCACCCTCCCTGTCGACGTCCCGATCGTGCTCGGTGCGTTCGGCGGCCTGTCCTCCATCGAGCTCACCGCGACCGTGAGCGACCTGGGTGGCCTCGGTTCCTTCGGGCTCTACGGCTACGACGCCGAGCGCATCGAGCGGACGGCCTCCGAACTCCGCCGGCGGACCGACGCGCCTTTCGCTCTGAACCTGTGGCTGCCGACGGGGGACGAGGTGGAGCCCGAGGGCTCCGATGACGCCTTCCAGGCCGCGGTCGCCGCCCTCCGGCCCGTGTTCGACGAGCTGTCGCTCGAGGAGCCGGTGCGTCCGACGCGATACACCCCGCCGTTCGACGAGCAGATCGCCGCGGTCCTGGAGGCGCGACCCGCCGTGGTGAGCTTCGTCTTCGGCGTCCCGCCCCGTCCCGTGGTGGACGCCGCGCACGAGCGGGGGATCGCCGTGGTCGGGACGGCGACCACGGTCGCCGAAGGACTCGCCCTGCAGGAGGGCGGCGTCGATGTCGTCGTCGGCACCGGGATGGAGGCCGGCGGGCACCGTGTCTCGTTCCTGCGCCCGGCCGAGGATTCGCTCGTCGGCCTCGTCGCCCTGATCCCGCAGCTCGTCGACGCTCTGGACGTCCCGGTGATCGCGGCCGGTGGCATCGCCGACCGGCGCGGTGTCGCCGCCGCGCACGCGCTCGGTGCGTCTGGCGTCCAGGTCGGCACCGCCTTCCTCCGAACGGGTGTCTCCGCCGCGACCGAGGAGCATCGTGCGGCCATCGTGTCGACACCGGCTGACGGCACGGTGCTGACGCGGGCGATGAGCGGTCGGCTCGGCCGGGGCATCCCCAACCGTGTGCTGCGGGAGATCGAGGCGTCGGGGGTCATCGGTCCGTTCCCGATCCAGAACTGGCTGACCGGCCGGTTCCGCACCGTCGCGTCCGAGCGTGGCCTCGCCGACCTCCAGGGGTTCTGGTCAGGTCAGGCGGCGCTCCTGACGCGCGACCGGGCCGACGCCGCGGCGGTCTTCGCGGAACTCGCGGCGGGCTTGCCGGTCCCACCCAGGGGACCCTGACCCCGGTCGGCACCGCACGCAGGACCGCGTAAGCTGGAGGGGACTTCCTGCAAGAGATGAGACGTTCACCGTGCCCAGCATCCCGTTCGACGGCGCCAAGCACGATCGGTACTGGATGGTCCCGATCCTGCGCGCGGTGGTCGCGCTCGCCACGGCCGGGGTCGTCACCTTCACGCAGGGTCACTCCTCGCAGTTCGGGCTGATCGTCTTCGGCGTCTTCGCGCTGCTCTCCGGTGCGATCGTCGCGGTGTTCGCCTTCCCGAACTTCTCCGACACCGTCACCCGGGCGTTCTTCCTCGGCCAGGGCGTGATCGGCGTCGTCACGGGCGTGTTCGCGCTCATGGTCAGTGGCGGTGGCCTGAGCATCTTCCTCTACGTCGTCACCCTGTGGGCCGCGCTGACCGGGTTCCTCGAGCTGTACAGCGGCATCCGTTGGCGCGGACGCCTCGCTGCGGCGAAGGACTGGACGGCTGTCGGCGCCTTCACCGTGCTGCTGGCCCTCGCGACGCTCCTCGTCCCGCCTGGCCTCGAGCAGCGTTTCGCCGCCCCGGGAGGTGTCGAAGGTGTCCTCCGTGCGGACATCGTCGTCGTCGGCCTCGTCGGGGCTTACGCCGCCATCATCGGCGTCTACCTCGTCATCGGCGGGCTCTCGCTGCGGTGGGCGGGCAACCGCCCGGCTGTCGCCCCGGCCTCCGACGACACCAACGGCACGGTTGGAGCCGCATCATGAGCAAGCCCAACCGAGACGACGTCCTGCGTCCCATCGAACTCCTCGTGCTCTCGGGCGTGATGGGCGTCTTCACGGGCGTCGTCGTCCTGATGTCCACCCGCGAGATCGTCCTGTCGCTGATCGGTCTCGGCATCGCGTTCATCGCCTCGCTCGTGGTGCTGGCGATGCTGGCGCTGGCCGTGAAGCCCGACTTCCAGGAGAAGCTCGACCTCGACGAGCAGGACGGCGACGACAAGCGTCCGCCGCGGCCCTCCGGCCACTGACCCGCCGCCGGCCCGGCCCGTCTGGTCCCTGAGCTTGTCGAAGGGCGCGCCCGCTCCCTGAAGCGACTCCGGTCCCTGAGTCGCCCCGTCGGTCCCTAAGCCTGTCGAAGGGCCGCCCCGCGACAGGCTCGGCGCCCGGTCTCCCGTCGCCGAGCCTGTCGGTGTGTCCTACGGCAGGTAGTCCACGAGGTCGTCGGACAGTCCGAGGTACGTCGCCGGGGTGAGCTCCAGCAGACGCTGCTTGGCGGCGTCCCCGATGTCGAGTCGACCGACGAACTCGACGAGTTCCGCCTGGCCGAGCCGCTTCCCGCGGGTGAGTTCCTTGAGCAGCGCGTACGGGTCCTCGATGCTCGAGCGACCGGCGGTCACTTCGGCGCGGATGACCGTCTGGATCGCTTCGGCGAGCACCTCCCAGTTGTGGTCGAGGTCGTTCGCGAGCACGTCTTCCGCGAGGTCGATCTGGCCGAGCCCGCCGAGGATGTTGTCGAGGGCCAGCAGGGAGTGGCCGAACCCGACGCCGATGTTGCGCTGGGCGCTCGAGTCGGTGAGGTCGCGCTGCAGGCGGGAGGTGACGAGCGTCGCGGCGAGGGAGTCCAGGATCGCGCTCGACAGTTCGAGGTTCGCCTCGGCGTTCTCGAAGCGGATCGGGTTCACCTTGTGCGGCATGGTCGACGAGCCGGTGGCTCCGGCGACGGGGATCTGGCGGAAGTAGCCGATGGAGATGTAGGTCCAGATGTCCGTGGCGAGGTTGTGGAGCACGCGGTTCGCGTGGGAGATCTTGCCGTAGAGCTCCGCCTGCCAGTCGTGGGACTCGATCTGCGTCGTCAGCGGGTTCCAGTCGAGCCCGAGACCCTCGACGAACTCCCGGGAGATGGTGGGCCAGTCGGCTTCGGGGTCGGCGACCACGTGTGCGGCGAAGGTGCCGGTGGCGCCGGAGAACTTGCCGAGGTACTCGTTCGCCTCGATCTGCCGGGCGATGCGCTCGAGCCGGTAGACGGTGACGGCGAGTTCGCGGCCCATCGTCGTCGGGGTCGCGGGCTGGCCGTGCGTGCGGGCGAGCATGGGGACGGCGCGGAAGTCGACGGCCTTGGTGCGGAGGGCGTCGAGCACGAGCCGGAGCTTCGGCAGCCAGATGGACTGGACGGCCTGTGACACGGTGAGCGCGTAGGAGAGGTTGTTGATGTCCTCGCTCGTGCAGGCGATGTGGGTGAGTTCGGCGATGCGGTCGAGTCCCAGTTCGGACAGGCGGTGGCGCACGAGGTACTCGACGGCCTTCACGTCGTGGCGCGTGACGGCTTCCTTCTCGGCCAGCCAGTCGATGTCGGCCTGACCGAACTCCAGGTAGAGGGCGCGGAGGCGCTCGACCTCGACCGGCGAGAGCGGGGCGGACCCGAACATGGAGTGCTCGGTGAGGTAGATGAGCCACTCGACCTCGACCTGCACGCGAGCGCGGTTGAGGCCGGCCTCCGAGAGGTATTCGCCGAGCGCCGTGACGGCGGGGCGGTAGCGGCCGTCGAGCGGGCTGAGCGGCTGGGCGGGGAATTCGGTCATGGGGTGGCTCCCTGGGTCAGTGCTGGTTCGAGCTGGTGGAAGAGGGATCGGCAGGCATGGTCGATCATGCCGAGGACGGTTTCGAACATCTGCTCGTCCGAGTAGTAGGGGTCGGGGACGTCGCGCGTTCCGGCGGTGTTGTCGAAGCTCAGCAGCAGATGCACCTTGGAGCGGTCGGCGTCGTCGCTCGCCCAGGCGCGGAGGATGCGTTCGTGGCTGCGATCGAGCGCGACGACGAGGTCGTAGCTGTGGAAGCGGTCGGGGTCGAACTGCTTGGCGCGGTGGGCGGTGGCGTCGTGGCCGTGGGCCCGGAGGGCGGCGACGGTCCGGTGGTCGGCGTGCTCGCCGACGTGCCAGTCGCCGGTGCCCGCGGAGGAGACCTCGACGAGCTGTTCCAGACCGGCGGCCGCGACGAGGTCGGTGAACACGCTCTCCGCCATCGGGGATCGACAGATGTTGCCCGCGCAGACGAAGCACACGCGGAACGGGGTGGTGCCGGGGTCGGCCTCCCCGAGGGTGTTCATGCGTCTATTCTGGCCGACCGCGCCCGGGCCGTCGAACTGTTCCCGTCAGACTCCTCCACACCTCGCCGCCGGCACGGCCGCTCCACAACGGGCGGTCGCCGAAGCCTGGCGGATCCGCGGGTTTGCCAGAGTCGGCCGTGATGCCGGCGGTGAGCGGGCGAAAGGTGAGTGGACATGGCAGTTGACTACGACTCTTGGACGATGGGCTCTTGGTCGCCTCAGACAGCAGAGGAGGCCCTAGCGGTGCTCGAAGCGCGGGCGCGGTGTGTTCAGGCTGTCCTGAGTGCGCTCGACACCGGCATCGCCGGCTTCGTGCGCAGCCGATCCGGGCTGGACTGGGTGGGGCCCGCGGCGTTGGAGTTCTCCTGGGCAGCCGACGACCTCGTCCGACAGTTGCGGGAGGCTTCGTCGGCGCTCGACGAGGCGCTCCGGAGGTCGCGTGGAGCAGCTTCGGCCATCTCTGCCGGGATCGACGGATGAGTGACGACATCGTGCTCCGTGGCGGTGGGGTGGTCGCTGTCGCTACGGACGGCCATCTCGATCTCGCGCGCGTCCTGGCCTGGCTCGCAGCTTCGTGCGAGGAGTGGGGCGGACAACTCGACACGGTGGGCCAGATGGACACCTCACGCGCGCCAACGGGACCACTCCTGGTTCCGCAGCTCGACGGGGAGGCAGGACGAGAGGCTGTCGAGCGTGCGGCAGCCAAGCTCCGGCACGCAGCCGGCGATGCGAGCCATCTCGGTGGTCGACTCGTCCTGTCTGCTGAAGCGTACGGCGACATCGAGCGCATGGTCGCCTCGCTGTTCGAACTGACCGACGGCGCGAACGCTTGGGTCTCGGGCGCGTTGCCAGTGAGCTGGGTACCGGGAGCCGTTGGTGTCGGTGCCGTCCTGCTGCTCGGGACGCTCGTCCGCGCGGCTGTCGGCGCAGTGTCGCGGGAGGCAGGAGAGCAGTTCGATGCCGCCACCGAGAAAGGTCTGCGTGATCTGATGGCGACACCGCTTTTCGCGGACGCGGTGCGCCGCATCGTCTCGTCGGCCGATGAATGGCTCGTCGGGGCCGGCGGCATCCCAGCCGGCATCGTGTCCATACTGGCCAGCGCTGAGGGCGTGCCGGGCGTTGCGCTGGCCGCGTTGGTGGTCGCGCGCACCGCCGATGGAACCGGGCTCTTCACCGCAACAGGAGTGCGCGCATCCGCTGCTCCTTCGTCGGAGGATGACGACGGTAGGGTCCCTCCACCGACGACCTACGAGGAACTCGCCAGACGGATGCCACACGGTGGTGACGGGAGCCCGCAGATCCGGATCGAGCGGCACGTCGACGCCGCAGGGGCGGAGCAGTGGATCGTCTGGTCGGGCGGGACGATCGACACCGGCTTCCCGACGAGCGGCTCGGAGCCGTGGGACAACCGGAGCAACCTGTACGGCGTCGCCGCCTCCGCGCTCCCGGGTCTCGCTGCCGACAGCACCAGGGCGACCCTCCAGGCCATGGAACTCGCGGGCGTCCCCAAAGGGGCATCGGTCCTCCACGTCGGCTACTCGCAGGGTGGGATCGTCGCAGCGGCCATCGCAGCAAGCGGCGACTACGATTCATCGCTCGTCACCTTCGGCTCACCGGTCGACACGGTCGTCTTCGACGAGGACGTGCCGCGGGCGCACTTCGAGCACACCGAAGATGTCATACCGGCGTTGTCGGGGCGGCACGAGGGCCAGCCTGCTGGAGGAACTGTCATCAGCCGGTCTCTGTACGACGGTGCGGCTCCACCGAGTGGAGACGACCCACTCCCGGCCCACGGGCTTGAGAACTACCAGAACACGGCCCGATTGGCAGATACCTCAGCGGATCCACGCCTGCGAAACGTCATCGGGCCACTCGCTGAGCTGGCGGACGACGGTCGGTCATCGCAGTATCGGGCGGAGCGGGTGGAGTGATCCGCCGCCGCTCCCGCCGACGGGTCAGACCCGCGTCCGTCAGTCGCGCTTCTTCGGGCGGATGATGATGCCGAGCAGCCAGTTCACGATGGAGATGACGATCGCGCCGAGGACACCCCACCAGAACCCGTCGACGCTCAGGCCGAATCCGAACCAGCCGCTGATGCCCGCGGTGATGAGCAGGAGGAGGCCGTTGATGAGCAGGCCGATCAACCCGAGCGTCAGGATGTACAGCGGGAAGGCGAGCACCTTGATGACCGAGCCGATGATCGTGTTGACGATCGCGAAGATCAGCGCGACCAGCGCATAGGTGAGGACGATCTCGAGCGTGCCGCCCGGCGCGTAGGGGGTCATGTGCACGCCCGAGACCAGCAGGGTCGTGACCCAGATGGCGAAGGCGTTGGCGAGCAGGTTCAGCAGAAAACGTCCCATGGGGGCCATCCTCCCACTCCCGTAGCGCCCACGACAGGGCCGGTCTGGGCAAGCGCACTGCATTCCGCCGCGGGTATCCGTCGCGCCCTAGACTCGTCGGGTGAGTGAGAACCCGCCTACCACCGCCCAGCCGGCCGCTCAGCCGGGCCGGAGCCCGGTCCGTCTCCGCCCCGAGATCGCCGATCTGCCGCCCTACCGCCAGGGCAAGCCCGCAGCACCCGACGCGTTCAAGCTCTCCAGCAACGAGGTCCCGTTCCCGCCGCTCGACGCCGTCCTCACGGCGATCACCGACACCGCGGCGCACGCCCACCGCTACCCCGACGGTGCGGCCCTGGCGCTGCGCACGGCGCTCGCCGAAGCGAACGGCGTGACGCCCGAACGCATCCACATCGGTGCCGGTTCGGTCGCGCTGCTCAGCCAGTTCATCACCGCGACCGCGGGTCCGGGCGACGAGGTCGTCTTCGCCTGGCGGTCCTTCGAGGCCTACCCGGGTCTCGTCACCGTCGCCGGCGCCACCTCCGTCCCCGTCCCGAACCGGGCCGACGGCTCCCACGACCTCGACGCGATCGCCGCCGCCGTCACCGACCGCACCCGGGTCGTCATCGTCTGCACCCCGAACAACCCGACGGGCACCGTCGTCGGACGCGAAGCCTTCGAGACGTTCCTCCGCGCGATCCCCTCCGACGTCCTCGTCCTCCTCGACGAGGCCTACCGCGAGTTCGTCACCGACGACGACGCCGTCAACGGGATCCCGCTCCTCGACGCCCACCCGAACCTCGTCGTGCTCCGCACCTTCTCCAAGGCCTACGGACTCGCCGGCCTGCGCGTCGGCTGGGCGATCGGTCACGAGCTCGTCCTCGACGGCGCCCGCAACGCAGCCATCCCGCTCTCGAGCACGGCCCCCGCACAGCAGGCGGCCATCGCCGGACTCGCGAACGCCGACGACATCCGTGCGCGCGTCGCCGTCATCACCGAACGACGCGACGCGCTCGCCGATGCGCTGCGCGAGCAGGGCTGGTTCATCCCCGAGGCCCAGGGCAACTTCGTCTGGTTCGGCCTCGGTTCGCACGCTGCGGCGGCGAACGAGGTCTTCCTCGCCCACGGCATCGTGGGACGCGCCTTCCCCGGCGACGGCGTCCGCATCTCCATCGGCGAGGCGGAGTCGATCGAGCCGCTCCTCGCCGCGACCGCCGAGATCCTCGCCGCACTGCCGGCCGACCACCCGACACGAGAGGGAGTGCGCTCACGATGAGCCGTTCCGGAGACGACCCCACCGTGCCCAGCGTCCAGTTCATCGACGCCGCCGGCACCTTCGCGCCGAACGAGCACGCGGAGCGATACCAACCGTTCGTCGATCGCCTCACCGAGACCGATCTGCAGCAGTTCTACCGCGACATGGCGAACGTCCGCGCCTTCGACATCGAGGCGACGAACCTGCAGCGCCAGGGACAGATGGCGTTGTGGCCGCCGTCCCACGGTCAGGAGGCCGCGCAGGTCGGTTCCGCCCGGGCGGCGCGCGCGCAGGACCACATCTTCCCCTCCTATCGGGAGCACGTCGTCGCCATGATCCGCGGCGTCGACCCCATCGACATCGTGCGACTCATGCGCGGCAACACCCACGGTGGCTGGGACCCGGCAGACCCGTCGAACGGCAACGTGCACCTGTACACGCTGGTGCTCGCCGCGCAGACGCTGCACGCCACCGGCTACGCCATGGGCATGACCTTCGACAAGGTCGTCGGTACCGGCGACCCCGAGCGGGACGCCGCGGTCCTCGTCTACTTCGGTGACGGCTCGAGCTCGGAGGGCGACGCGAACGAGGCGTACATCTACGCCGCCAGCTACCAGACCCCGCAGGTGTTCTTCCTCCAGAACAACCAGTGGGCGATCTCCGTCCCCGTCTCGCGTCAGGCGCGCGAACCGTTGTACCAGCGCGCGGCGGGCTTCGGCCTGGACAGCGTCCGCATCGACGGCAACGACGTCCTGGCGAGCTATGCCGCGGCGGCGAAGCACCTCGACGACGCCCGCGCCGGCCGTGGTCCGAGCCTCATCGAGGCGATGACCTACCGCATCGGCGCGCACACCACGAGCGACGACCCGACCAAGTACCGGACGGACGACGAGCTGCAGTCGTGGATCGCCCGCGACCCGATCATCCGGTTCAAGACGTACCTGCGAGGGCTCGGCGCGTCCGACGCGTTCTTCGCCGAGGTCGACGAGGAGGCCGCTGCCCTCGCCGAGGACACCCGCGTCAGGACCCTGGCCCTCGAAGCACCGGGGCGCGGGCTCATCTTCGACGGTGTCTACTCCGAACCGCACCCGCTGATGGCCGAGCAGCAGGCTTGGCTCGAACGCTACGAGGCCTCGCTCGAAGGGGGCAACGCATGACGATCACCACCATGCCGATGGCGAAGGCGCTGAACGCCGGTCTCCGCAAGGCGATGACCGAGAACGACAAGGTCCTGCTCATGGGCGAGGACATCGGCCCGCTCGGCGGTGTCTTCCGCGTCACGGAGGGGCTGCACGCCGAGTTCGGCGGCGACCGCGTCCTCGACACCCCGCTCGCGGAGTCCGGCATCGTCGGGACGGCGATCGGTCTCGCGATGCGCGGCTACCGGCCCGTGTGCGAGATCCAGTTCGACGGATTCGTGTTCCCGGCCTTCAACCAGATCACGACGCAGCTCGCCAAGCTGACCAATCGTCACGAGGGCAAGCTGCAGATGCCCGTCGTCATCCGGATCCCGTACGGCGGGCACATCGGTGCGGTGGAACACCACCAGGAGAGCCCGGAAGCCTACTTCGCCCACACGGCCGGCCTCCGGGTCGTGAGCCCGTCGACGCCGAACGACGCGTACTGGATGATCCAGGAGGCGATCGCGTCGAACGACCCCGTCGTCTTCCTCGAGCCGAAGAGCCGCTACTGGCCGAAGGGCGAGGTCGACCTCGACGGCTCGGCCGCCCCGCTCCACGGCAGCCGCGTCGTCCGCACCGGCACGGAGGTCACGCTGGCCGGCCACGGTGCCATCGTGAGTGTCATGCTCCAGGCCGCCGAACTCGCCGCAGCCGAGGGGACGAGCGTCGAGGTCGTCGACATGCGATCGCTGTCACCCGTCGACTACGACCCGCTCGTCGAGTCCGTCCGTCGCACCGGCCGGCTGGTCTACGTGCAGGAGGCGCCCGGTTTCACGAGCGTCGGCTCGGAGGTCGCGGCCACGGTCACCGAGCGTGCGTTCTATTCGCTCGAGGCACCCGTCCTGCGGGTGTCCGGGTTCGACACCCCGTTCCCGCCGGCGAAGCTCGAAGGCGTCTACCTCCCGGATGCCGACCGCATCCTCGAGGCGGTCGACCGCTCGTTGGCCTACTGAACATCGAAGGAAGACGAGGAACCACGATGAGTGATCTCCAGTTCGAACTGCCGGACGTCGGCGAAGGCCTGACCGAGGCCGAGATCGTCGCTTGGAAGGTCGCGCCCGGCGACACCGTGTCGGTGAACCAGGTGCTGGTCGAGATCGAGACCGCGAAGTCGCTCGTCGAACTCCCGTCCCCGTTCGCCGGCACCGTCGGCGCGCTGCTGGTCGACGAGGGACAGACCGTCGACGTCGGGACGCCGATCATCAGCGTGACCTCGGGTGACGCCGCGGCACCCGCCGAGTCGACCGCCCCCGCCCCCGCCGGAGCGACCGAATCGGAGGCTGCCACCCTGGCCGCGGACACCGCCGCGAGCGTCTCCCCGGCCGAAGAACCGCGCCCCGGCGCCGTGCTCGTCGGGTACGGCAGCGCCGGCGCGACGTCCAGTCGTCGTCGTGGACGCGGCGCGACCCCGGTGATCGAGCCGGCGAGCCCTGCCGTCAGCCCGACGCCGCCCGTGCGCCGTCAGCCTCCGACGAGCATCCCGGCCGCTTCGGCACTGCCCGTCATCGCGAAGCCGCCGATCCGGAAGCTGGCGAAGGACCTCGAGGTCGACCTCACGACGATCGAGGGCACGGGACTCGCGGGCGAGATCACCCGCGACGACGTCATCCGCGAGGCCAGCCAGGCGAGCGTCTTCCGCAACATCGAGACGCCGGAGTGGGCGGACGAGCGCGAGGAGCGGATCCCCGTCAAGGGCGTCCGTAAGGCGATCGCGACCGCCATGACGCGGAGCGCGTTCACCGCGCCACACGTCTCCCTCTTCGTCGACGTCGATGCGACCCGCACGATGGAGTTCGTCAAGCGCCTCAAGAACTCGACGGACTTCGCGGGTGTCAAGGTCTCGCCGCTCCTCATCATGGCGAAGGCGATGATCTGGGCGGTGCGGCGCAACCCGACCGTCAACAGTGAGTGGACGGACCAGGAGATCATCGTCCGCCACTACGTCAACCTCGGCGTGGCCGCCGCGACCCCTCGCGGGCTCATCGTGCCGAACGTCAAGGAGGCGCAGGCGATGAGTCTGCTCGAGCTCGCACGGGCCCTCGAGACCCTGACGCTCACCGCTCGCGACGGGAAGACGCCACCGGCCGATCAGCAGAACGGCACGATCACGGTGACCAAC is part of the Plantibacter sp. Leaf314 genome and encodes:
- a CDS encoding dihydrolipoamide acetyltransferase family protein is translated as MSDLQFELPDVGEGLTEAEIVAWKVAPGDTVSVNQVLVEIETAKSLVELPSPFAGTVGALLVDEGQTVDVGTPIISVTSGDAAAPAESTAPAPAGATESEAATLAADTAASVSPAEEPRPGAVLVGYGSAGATSSRRRGRGATPVIEPASPAVSPTPPVRRQPPTSIPAASALPVIAKPPIRKLAKDLEVDLTTIEGTGLAGEITRDDVIREASQASVFRNIETPEWADEREERIPVKGVRKAIATAMTRSAFTAPHVSLFVDVDATRTMEFVKRLKNSTDFAGVKVSPLLIMAKAMIWAVRRNPTVNSEWTDQEIIVRHYVNLGVAAATPRGLIVPNVKEAQAMSLLELARALETLTLTARDGKTPPADQQNGTITVTNIGVFGMDTGTPILNPGEVGIVALGTIKQKPWVVDGEVRSRFVTTLGASFDHRVVDGDVASRFLADVASIIEEPALLLD